A stretch of the Filimonas lacunae genome encodes the following:
- a CDS encoding SusC/RagA family TonB-linked outer membrane protein, translating into MNIKNIRACCLLFAASMLHSAAIKAQTNKDSLVNVAFKTVAREDLPGAVTSINVTELLKKNYATYSLDNLQSLVGGYTGNIWGQAPLILVDGIPRRATDVRPVEIETITILKGASSVVLYGSNASKGVVLITTKRGTVKPLSIDVRANSGWFFPKAYPSYLKAADYMTLYNEASRNDGVAERYTQDQINATAAGTNPYRYPDVDFFNSAYLKKAYTRQDVTTEISGGNEFARYYTNFGASYNNSIMNFGEQKKNNDFNFNIRANVDMNLTSWLTASTDAVAIFNNNYTGRGNFWGASATMRPNWFSPFIPISMFSAGNAGLKTIADNSNHLIDGQYLLGGISTDQTNAFADNLAAGYIKTRNRTLMYNVGATADLGSAVKGLKFKTVYSMDYTSLYSEAYQVSYATYEPTWATVDGKDVITSLRKYNNDLSSTNEYVGQTAYTQTMSLRSQFNYDRTFASNHNITGTLLGWWYLTQFSSDADNNGGSTYHPIRNTNLGFQAGYNFKKRYYVDFSAAVVHSAKMPPGKRNALSPTVTVGWRISDEAFFKNKVTFVDNLKLNASYANIKQDLDITGFRPDGTTPTDYYLYQGYYGNNGQLGGWYPWRDGASGGFTSISGQGTNPDFTFVRRNEFRVGLEASLLKGAITMDVNYFRQNTNGLLTRGVLTYPSWFSGNGDFRPWLNYNNDRRTGVDFAVNLNRKLGEVQYSIGVTGMVFNSTAVRRDEIYLDAYQNRAGKALDAYWGYISDGFFQDQADIDGHARQTFGGTLKPGDIKYRDVNNDGVVDGKDQVNLGRNGWAANPFNYGINLTVKWRHFTLFALASGQTGAIGFKNSSYYWVRGTSKFSDAVWGRWTEATKNTADYPRLTTTAGNNNYQNSTFWMYKTNRFNLSRVQLTYDFNNDLFKNSVIHGLSVYVLGDNLLVLSKERKLMETNIGTAPQYRFYNLGIRASF; encoded by the coding sequence ATGAACATCAAAAATATAAGGGCCTGCTGCCTGCTGTTTGCTGCTTCAATGCTGCATTCAGCGGCAATAAAGGCGCAGACAAATAAAGACAGCCTCGTAAACGTGGCTTTTAAAACAGTGGCGCGGGAAGACTTACCGGGCGCTGTAACCTCCATTAACGTTACCGAACTATTAAAGAAAAATTATGCAACGTATAGCCTGGACAACCTGCAAAGCCTGGTGGGTGGCTATACCGGCAATATATGGGGCCAGGCGCCGCTGATACTGGTAGATGGTATACCCCGCCGCGCTACAGATGTGCGCCCGGTAGAAATTGAAACCATTACCATACTCAAAGGGGCCAGCTCGGTGGTACTGTATGGCAGCAATGCCTCCAAAGGGGTAGTGCTGATTACCACCAAGCGCGGTACAGTAAAGCCTTTAAGTATTGATGTGCGTGCCAACTCCGGCTGGTTCTTTCCCAAAGCCTATCCTTCCTACCTGAAGGCAGCTGATTATATGACGTTGTATAACGAGGCCAGCCGTAATGATGGCGTTGCCGAACGTTACACGCAGGATCAGATCAATGCCACAGCTGCGGGAACCAACCCGTACCGCTATCCGGATGTGGATTTCTTCAACTCCGCTTACCTTAAAAAGGCGTATACGCGGCAGGATGTTACCACCGAAATATCGGGCGGTAATGAGTTTGCACGCTACTACACCAACTTTGGTGCATCGTACAACAACAGTATCATGAATTTTGGTGAGCAGAAAAAGAATAATGATTTCAATTTTAATATCCGCGCCAATGTGGATATGAACCTCACCAGCTGGCTTACTGCCAGCACCGATGCGGTAGCTATTTTCAATAACAATTATACAGGCAGGGGCAACTTCTGGGGGGCTTCGGCTACTATGCGTCCCAACTGGTTTTCACCCTTTATCCCCATCAGCATGTTCAGTGCGGGTAATGCAGGCTTAAAAACCATTGCCGATAACAGTAACCACCTGATTGACGGGCAATACCTGCTGGGTGGTATATCCACCGACCAGACCAATGCGTTTGCAGATAACCTGGCTGCGGGGTATATCAAAACCCGTAACAGAACGCTGATGTATAATGTAGGCGCTACGGCGGATTTGGGCAGTGCTGTAAAAGGGCTGAAGTTTAAAACCGTGTACAGCATGGATTATACCTCGTTATATTCCGAAGCTTACCAGGTAAGTTATGCTACCTACGAACCTACCTGGGCTACCGTAGATGGTAAGGATGTAATTACTTCCCTGCGCAAATACAATAACGACCTCAGTTCTACCAACGAATATGTAGGGCAAACGGCGTATACGCAAACCATGAGCTTACGCTCGCAGTTTAATTACGACCGCACTTTTGCTTCTAACCATAATATTACCGGAACCTTGCTGGGCTGGTGGTACCTTACGCAGTTTTCCAGCGATGCTGATAACAATGGCGGTAGTACCTATCACCCTATACGCAATACCAACCTGGGCTTTCAGGCAGGCTATAACTTTAAAAAGCGCTATTACGTTGACTTCTCAGCAGCGGTGGTGCACTCTGCCAAAATGCCGCCGGGTAAACGCAATGCACTGTCACCTACTGTTACGGTGGGCTGGCGCATCAGCGATGAGGCTTTCTTCAAGAACAAGGTGACCTTTGTGGACAATCTGAAGCTGAACGCTTCTTATGCCAATATTAAGCAGGATCTGGATATTACCGGTTTCCGGCCGGATGGCACTACACCTACCGATTACTACCTGTACCAGGGTTATTATGGCAATAACGGTCAGCTCGGTGGCTGGTATCCATGGCGCGATGGTGCTTCCGGCGGCTTTACTTCTATCTCTGGTCAGGGTACCAATCCTGATTTCACCTTTGTGCGCAGGAACGAATTCCGGGTAGGTTTAGAAGCTTCTTTATTAAAAGGCGCTATTACTATGGATGTAAACTATTTCCGCCAGAACACCAATGGCCTACTTACCAGGGGCGTGCTTACGTATCCTTCCTGGTTTAGTGGTAACGGTGATTTCCGCCCGTGGTTGAATTACAATAACGACAGACGTACCGGTGTTGACTTTGCGGTAAACCTGAACCGTAAGTTAGGAGAGGTACAGTACTCTATAGGCGTAACCGGTATGGTGTTTAATTCAACAGCGGTACGCCGTGATGAAATTTACCTGGATGCTTACCAGAACCGTGCAGGCAAAGCCCTGGATGCGTACTGGGGTTATATCAGCGATGGCTTCTTCCAGGATCAGGCAGATATTGATGGTCATGCCCGCCAAACCTTTGGTGGTACGTTAAAGCCTGGTGATATTAAATACCGTGATGTAAACAACGATGGCGTGGTAGATGGTAAAGACCAGGTAAACCTGGGCCGCAACGGCTGGGCTGCCAACCCTTTCAACTACGGTATAAACCTTACTGTTAAGTGGAGACATTTTACATTGTTTGCACTGGCCAGCGGACAAACCGGCGCTATTGGTTTTAAAAACAGTTCGTACTACTGGGTAAGAGGTACCAGCAAATTTTCGGATGCCGTATGGGGTCGCTGGACAGAAGCCACCAAAAACACGGCTGACTATCCGCGCCTGACCACTACTGCCGGTAACAACAACTACCAAAACTCTACCTTCTGGATGTATAAAACCAATCGTTTTAACCTGAGTCGGGTACAGCTTACCTACGACTTCAATAACGATCTGTTTAAAAATTCTGTTATCCATGGCCTGAGTGTATACGTGCTGGGCGATAACCTGCTGGTACTATCGAAAGAACGCAAGCTGATGGAAACGAATATTGGAACCGCCCCGCAATACCGCTTTTATAACCTGGGTATCAGGGCTTCTTTTTAA